The following proteins are co-located in the Desulfobaccales bacterium genome:
- the rho gene encoding transcription termination factor Rho translates to MNLSELKHKKINELAALARELNVEGASGLRKQELIFAILQAQVEKNGIISGGGVLEILPDGFGFLRAPDYNYLPGPDDIYVSPSQIRRFNLRTGDTITGQIRPPKEGERYFALLKVESVNFEDPAVARDKILFDNLTPLYPNERLKLETTPDNYSARILDLMTPIGKGQRGLIVAAPRTGKTMLLQNIANSIATNHPEVVLIVLLIDERPEEVTDMERSVKAEVISSTFDEPPQRHIQVAEMVLEKAKRLVEHKRDVVILLDSITRTARAYNTVIPASGKILSGGLDANALQRPKRFFGAARNVEEGGSLTIIATALVDTGSRMDEVIFEEFKGTGNMEIHLDRKLTEKRIFPSIDINKSGTRKEELLLPPEDLNRIWILRKLLSPLSPVDSMEFLLEKMRGTRNNAEFLASMNR, encoded by the coding sequence ATGAATCTTTCGGAATTGAAGCACAAAAAAATCAATGAACTGGCCGCCCTGGCCCGGGAACTCAACGTGGAAGGGGCCAGCGGCCTGAGGAAGCAGGAACTCATCTTTGCCATTCTCCAGGCGCAGGTGGAGAAAAACGGCATCATCTCCGGCGGCGGGGTGCTGGAGATCCTGCCGGACGGCTTCGGGTTTCTCCGGGCCCCCGATTACAACTATCTCCCGGGTCCCGATGACATCTATGTCTCGCCCTCCCAGATCCGGCGCTTCAACCTGCGCACCGGCGACACCATCACCGGGCAGATCCGGCCGCCCAAGGAGGGGGAGCGCTACTTCGCCCTCCTCAAGGTGGAATCAGTGAACTTTGAGGACCCGGCGGTAGCCCGGGACAAGATCCTCTTCGACAACCTCACCCCGCTCTATCCTAATGAGCGCCTGAAGCTGGAGACCACGCCGGACAACTACTCGGCCCGCATCCTGGATCTCATGACCCCCATCGGCAAGGGCCAGCGGGGGCTCATCGTGGCCGCGCCCCGAACCGGCAAGACCATGCTCCTGCAGAACATTGCCAACTCCATCGCCACCAACCACCCGGAGGTGGTGCTCATCGTGCTGTTGATCGACGAGCGGCCCGAGGAAGTGACGGACATGGAGCGCAGCGTCAAGGCCGAGGTCATCAGCTCCACCTTCGATGAGCCGCCGCAGCGCCACATCCAGGTGGCGGAGATGGTGCTGGAGAAGGCCAAGCGCCTGGTGGAGCACAAGCGGGACGTGGTGATCCTCCTGGATTCCATCACCCGCACGGCCCGGGCCTACAACACCGTCATCCCGGCCAGCGGCAAGATCCTCTCCGGCGGTCTGGACGCCAACGCCCTGCAGCGGCCCAAGCGCTTCTTCGGCGCTGCCCGCAATGTGGAGGAAGGCGGCAGCCTCACCATCATTGCCACCGCCCTGGTGGACACCGGCAGCCGCATGGACGAGGTGATCTTCGAGGAGTTCAAGGGCACCGGCAACATGGAGATCCACCTGGACCGCAAGCTTACGGAGAAGCGCATCTTCCCCTCCATCGACATCAACAAGAGCGGCACCCGCAAGGAGGAGCTGCTCCTGCCGCCGGAGGACCTGAACCGCATCTGGATTCTGCGCAAGCTCCTCTCGCCGTTGAGCCCGGTGGACAGCATGGAGTTTTTGCTGGAGAAGATGCGGGGCACCCGCAACAACGCCGAATTTCTGGCGTCCATGAACCGCTGA